From one Streptomyces sp. NBC_01478 genomic stretch:
- the panB gene encoding 3-methyl-2-oxobutanoate hydroxymethyltransferase produces MTQLSAAQTVKNSSSDGSKALYGGKGTRRITVRDIALAKERGEKWPMLTAYDAMTASVFDEAGIPVMLVGDSAGNCHLGYESTVPVTLDEMTMLSAAVVRGTQRALIVGDLPFGSYQEGPVQALRSATRLVKEAGVGAVKLEGGERSHAQIRLLVESGIPVMAHIGLTPQSVNSMGYRVQGRGEEAAQQLLRDAKSVQDAGAFAVVLELVPAELAAEVTRVLHIPTVGIGAGAETDAQVLVWTDMLGLTGGRMPKFVKQYADLRSVMGNAAKAFAEDVVGGTFPLEEHSVH; encoded by the coding sequence ATGACGCAGCTTTCGGCTGCCCAGACTGTGAAGAACAGCTCCTCCGACGGCAGCAAGGCGCTGTACGGAGGCAAGGGCACACGCCGTATCACCGTCCGCGACATCGCTCTCGCCAAGGAACGCGGCGAGAAGTGGCCCATGCTCACCGCCTACGACGCGATGACCGCGTCCGTCTTCGACGAGGCCGGTATCCCGGTGATGCTCGTCGGTGACTCGGCGGGCAACTGCCACCTCGGGTACGAGTCGACCGTGCCCGTCACCCTGGACGAGATGACCATGCTGTCCGCCGCGGTCGTGCGCGGCACGCAGCGGGCGCTGATCGTGGGCGACCTGCCCTTCGGGTCCTACCAGGAGGGTCCGGTGCAGGCGCTGCGCTCGGCGACCCGGCTGGTGAAGGAGGCCGGGGTGGGTGCGGTGAAGCTGGAGGGCGGCGAGCGGTCGCACGCTCAGATCCGGCTGCTGGTCGAGTCCGGGATCCCGGTGATGGCGCACATCGGTCTCACTCCGCAGTCCGTGAACTCGATGGGGTACCGGGTGCAGGGGCGGGGCGAGGAGGCGGCTCAGCAGTTGCTGCGGGACGCGAAGTCCGTGCAGGACGCGGGGGCGTTCGCGGTCGTCCTCGAGCTGGTGCCGGCGGAGTTGGCCGCCGAGGTGACTCGGGTGCTGCACATTCCTACGGTCGGGATCGGGGCGGGGGCCGAGACGGACGCCCAAGTCCTGGTGTGGACCGACATGTTGGGGCTTACGGGTGGTCGAATGCCCAAGTTCGTGAAGCAGTACGCCGATCTGCGTTCGGTCATGGGCAACGCGGCGAAGGCGTTTGCGGAGGATGTCGTCGGCGGGACGTTCCCGCTGGAGGAGCACTCGGTCCACTGA
- a CDS encoding MFS transporter has product MTTPPVPGTRIPEAVHRRRWAILGVLMLSLLIVVLDNSILNVAIKTISTPAPTGLGATQSELEWAINAYTLVFAGLLFTAGLLGDRIGRKKVLLGGLVVFGIGSALAAESGSPDQLIGYRALMALGAAFVMPATLAVLMNVFERDEQPKAIGIWAGGVGLAIAIGPITGGVLLDHFWWGSVFLINVPIVLIALALMVWLVPDSRDPKPGRLDPVGVVLSVVGLVLLVYGIIEGGELADFTAPKVLSTILAGVAVLAGFVWFEKRSDHPSIDVTYFKNKVFSAAIAAMGLVFFALMGVTFFSVFYTQSVRGYSPLQTGLLMLPLAAAQMIFAPRARLVVDRFGHKVTTGVGLVLLAGMLGAFATLDADTPIWVLEVIFFLMGTGMAHVMTPTSVVIMQALPREKAGSASALSNTFRQVGGALGIAVLGSVLSTAYRNGIEGKLGSVPAALRDTAGESIEATLGVAAKLGPQGRALVTPANDAFLHAMHVTALCGAGVAVVGAVVAFLFLPGKPSVPQEDKQEPELVVVGE; this is encoded by the coding sequence ATGACCACTCCACCCGTCCCTGGCACCCGGATACCCGAAGCGGTGCACCGCCGCCGCTGGGCCATCCTCGGCGTGCTGATGCTGAGCCTGCTGATCGTGGTGCTCGACAACTCGATCCTCAACGTCGCCATCAAGACCATCTCCACCCCGGCCCCGACCGGCCTGGGCGCGACACAGAGCGAGCTGGAGTGGGCGATCAACGCCTACACCCTCGTCTTCGCCGGTCTGCTGTTCACCGCGGGCCTCCTGGGCGACCGGATCGGCCGCAAGAAGGTCCTGCTCGGCGGGCTCGTCGTGTTCGGCATCGGCTCCGCGCTCGCCGCCGAGTCCGGCTCGCCGGACCAACTCATCGGCTACCGCGCACTGATGGCCCTCGGCGCCGCCTTCGTGATGCCCGCCACCCTCGCCGTGCTCATGAACGTCTTCGAGCGCGACGAGCAGCCCAAGGCCATCGGCATCTGGGCCGGCGGAGTCGGCCTCGCCATCGCGATCGGCCCGATCACCGGCGGTGTGCTCCTCGACCACTTCTGGTGGGGCTCGGTCTTCCTGATCAACGTGCCGATCGTGCTGATCGCCCTCGCCCTGATGGTCTGGCTGGTCCCCGACTCCCGCGACCCGAAGCCCGGCCGCCTCGACCCGGTCGGCGTGGTCCTGTCCGTCGTAGGCCTCGTCCTGCTGGTCTACGGCATCATAGAGGGCGGCGAGCTGGCCGACTTCACGGCGCCCAAGGTGCTGTCGACGATCCTCGCCGGTGTCGCCGTCCTCGCCGGGTTCGTGTGGTTCGAGAAGCGCAGCGACCACCCGTCCATCGATGTCACGTACTTCAAGAACAAGGTGTTCTCGGCCGCGATCGCCGCCATGGGGCTGGTCTTCTTCGCGCTGATGGGCGTGACCTTCTTCTCCGTCTTCTACACCCAGAGCGTGCGCGGCTACTCGCCGCTCCAGACCGGTCTGCTGATGCTGCCGCTGGCCGCCGCGCAGATGATCTTCGCGCCGCGGGCCCGGCTGGTCGTCGACCGGTTCGGCCACAAGGTCACGACGGGCGTCGGCCTCGTGCTGCTCGCCGGGATGCTCGGCGCCTTCGCGACCCTCGACGCGGACACGCCGATCTGGGTCCTGGAGGTCATCTTCTTCCTCATGGGCACGGGCATGGCGCACGTCATGACCCCGACCAGCGTCGTCATCATGCAGGCCCTGCCGCGCGAGAAGGCGGGCTCCGCGTCCGCGCTGAGCAACACCTTCCGGCAGGTCGGCGGCGCCCTCGGCATCGCCGTCCTCGGCTCGGTGCTGTCCACGGCGTACCGCAACGGCATCGAGGGCAAGCTCGGCTCGGTGCCGGCCGCCCTCAGGGACACGGCCGGCGAGTCCATCGAGGCCACCCTCGGTGTCGCCGCGAAGCTCGGCCCGCAGGGCAGGGCCCTGGTCACCCCGGCCAACGACGCGTTCCTGCACGCCATGCACGTCACCGCCCTGTGCGGCGCGGGTGTCGCGGTCGTCGGCGCGGTGGTCGCCTTCCTCTTCCTGCCCGGGAAGCCGTCGGTTCCTCAGGAGGACAAGCAGGAGCCCGAGTTGGTCGTCGTAGGGGAATAG
- a CDS encoding site-2 protease family protein, producing the protein MTATTTRPSDRRISPVFLGILAVTAVTGWATWTGFAEQPGVAVFLFVTAAWIVSLCLHEYAHARTALHSGDISVGSKGYLTLNPLKYTHALLSIVLPVIFVIMGGIGLPGGAVFIERNRIQGRWKHSLISAAGPLTNVLFAAVCTAPFWLHSLDGVPLDFRFALAFLALLQVTAALLNFLPVPGLDGYGVIEPWLSYNVKRQVEPFAPFGLLFVFALLWVPSINTYFFDVIDAILRGLGISDLETYCGQNLYRFWQGTNEFCSISQ; encoded by the coding sequence ATGACCGCCACCACCACCCGCCCGAGCGACCGGCGGATCAGTCCCGTCTTCCTCGGGATCCTGGCCGTCACGGCGGTGACCGGCTGGGCCACCTGGACCGGGTTCGCCGAGCAGCCGGGCGTCGCCGTGTTCCTGTTCGTGACGGCGGCCTGGATCGTCTCCCTGTGTCTGCACGAGTACGCGCACGCCCGCACCGCCCTGCACAGCGGTGACATCTCGGTCGGCTCGAAGGGCTACCTCACCCTCAACCCGCTGAAGTACACGCACGCGCTGCTCAGCATCGTGCTCCCGGTGATCTTCGTGATCATGGGCGGCATCGGTCTGCCCGGCGGCGCGGTGTTCATCGAGCGCAACCGGATCCAGGGCCGGTGGAAGCACAGCCTGATCTCGGCGGCGGGGCCGCTGACGAACGTGCTGTTCGCGGCGGTCTGCACCGCGCCGTTCTGGCTGCACTCGCTCGACGGGGTGCCGCTGGACTTCCGGTTCGCGCTGGCGTTCCTCGCGCTGCTCCAGGTCACGGCCGCGCTGCTGAACTTCCTGCCGGTGCCGGGCCTGGACGGCTACGGCGTGATCGAGCCCTGGCTGTCGTACAACGTGAAGCGGCAGGTGGAGCCGTTCGCGCCGTTCGGCCTGCTGTTCGTGTTCGCGCTGCTGTGGGTGCCGTCGATCAACACGTACTTCTTCGATGTGATCGACGCGATCCTGCGGGGCCTCGGCATCAGCGACCTGGAGACCTACTGCGGACAGAACCTCTACCGCTTCTGGCAGGGCACCAACGAGTTCTGCTCGATCAGCCAGTGA
- a CDS encoding endonuclease/exonuclease/phosphatase family protein, whose product MAQQAYVAETDDGGSGDEQRGNRLRRLRNRLLDGWRGDPRIWRRGLILAAVAILLALVMLLHSRIPNRIGNLGSLTETFLPWFGLLVPVLLVLGLVRRSATALIAVVLPTVVWLNLFGGLLLSDKTGTGGDLTVATHNVNADNPDPAGTARDVAASGADVVALEELTASAVPTYEKALASTYKYHSVEGTVGLWSKYPMSSIRAVDIKLGWTRAMRATVATPEGRIAVYVAHLPSVRVKIEAGFTARQRDKSADALGEAIAAEPLKRKILLGDLNGTMNDRSLNAVTSQMRSTQGAAGSGFGFSWPASFPMARIDQIMVQGVEPVTSWTLPKTASDHLPIAARVNLDTSS is encoded by the coding sequence ATGGCACAGCAGGCGTATGTGGCGGAGACGGACGACGGCGGCTCGGGCGACGAGCAGCGCGGAAACCGACTTCGGCGCCTGCGGAACAGACTGCTCGACGGCTGGCGCGGCGACCCGAGGATCTGGCGCCGGGGCCTGATCCTCGCCGCGGTGGCGATCCTCCTGGCCCTCGTCATGCTGCTGCACTCCCGCATCCCGAACCGGATCGGCAACCTCGGCAGCCTCACGGAGACCTTCCTGCCCTGGTTCGGGCTGCTGGTCCCGGTCCTCCTGGTCCTCGGCCTGGTCCGCAGGTCGGCGACCGCGCTCATCGCCGTCGTCCTGCCGACGGTCGTCTGGCTGAACCTCTTCGGCGGGCTGCTGCTCAGCGACAAGACCGGCACCGGCGGCGATCTGACGGTGGCCACCCACAACGTCAACGCCGACAACCCCGACCCGGCCGGTACGGCCCGTGACGTGGCCGCGTCCGGCGCGGACGTCGTCGCCCTGGAAGAGCTGACGGCGTCGGCGGTCCCGACGTACGAGAAGGCCCTCGCGTCGACGTACAAGTACCACTCGGTCGAGGGCACGGTCGGCCTGTGGAGCAAGTACCCGATGAGCAGCATCAGGGCGGTGGACATAAAGCTGGGCTGGACGCGCGCGATGCGCGCCACCGTCGCGACCCCCGAGGGACGGATCGCGGTCTACGTCGCCCACCTCCCCTCGGTGCGGGTGAAGATCGAGGCCGGGTTCACGGCCCGGCAGCGCGACAAGAGCGCCGACGCGCTGGGGGAGGCCATCGCCGCCGAGCCGCTCAAGCGGAAGATCCTCCTCGGCGACCTGAACGGCACGATGAACGACCGCTCGCTGAACGCCGTCACCTCCCAGATGCGCTCCACGCAGGGCGCGGCGGGCAGCGGCTTCGGGTTCAGTTGGCCGGCGTCGTTCCCGATGGCGCGGATCGACCAGATCATGGTCCAGGGCGTGGAACCGGTCACCTCGTGGACCCTCCCGAAGACCGCCAGCGACCATCTCCCGATCGCGGCCCGTGTGAACCTCGACACCAGCTCTTAA
- a CDS encoding TetR/AcrR family transcriptional regulator, producing MSLADNGTDNGTTGTDNGTGTGTGTDNGTRSCAPTRGRPRSEAVERAITEGVMKLLEEGVPLAELSIERIARTAGVGKATIYRRWPGKEELFVDVVREAEPQDPELPGISLRDDLVAMMEQLRQRGLLTRSSALLHNVFAQMKSSPKVWAAYHATVVEPRRRKQVDILRRGQESGELRTDLDPELMNDMLVGPMLLRTVMRADADLPEGLSELLVDTVLTALRPVRPAA from the coding sequence GTGAGCCTCGCCGACAACGGCACCGACAACGGCACCACTGGCACCGACAACGGCACCGGCACGGGCACCGGCACCGACAACGGGACCCGGTCGTGCGCGCCCACCAGGGGACGCCCGCGCAGTGAGGCCGTCGAACGCGCCATCACGGAGGGCGTGATGAAGCTCCTGGAGGAAGGCGTGCCGCTGGCCGAACTCTCCATCGAGCGCATCGCCCGCACCGCCGGTGTCGGCAAGGCCACCATCTACCGCCGCTGGCCGGGCAAGGAGGAGCTGTTCGTCGACGTCGTCCGCGAGGCCGAGCCGCAGGACCCCGAACTGCCCGGCATCTCGCTGCGCGACGACCTCGTGGCCATGATGGAACAACTGCGCCAGCGCGGCCTGCTGACCCGGTCCTCGGCGCTCCTGCACAACGTGTTCGCACAGATGAAGAGCAGCCCGAAGGTCTGGGCCGCCTACCACGCGACCGTCGTGGAACCCCGGCGCCGCAAGCAGGTCGACATCCTGCGCCGCGGCCAGGAGAGCGGCGAACTCCGCACCGACCTCGACCCCGAGCTGATGAACGACATGCTGGTGGGCCCGATGCTCCTGCGCACCGTCATGCGCGCCGACGCGGACCTCCCCGAGGGCCTGTCGGAACTGCTCGTCGACACGGTCCTCACCGCCCTACGACCCGTCAGGCCCGCTGCCTGA
- a CDS encoding ATP-binding cassette domain-containing protein, producing the protein MTRIDNIPGGTAVSVRGLVKHYGETKALDGVDLDVREGTVMGVLGPNGAGKTTLVRILSTLLAPTSGEATVAGYDVLRQPRQLRRVIGLTGQYASVDEKLPGWENLYMIGRLLDLSRKDSRARADELLERFSLTDAAKRPASTYSGGMRRRLDLAASMIGHPQVLFLDEPTTGLDPRTRMEVWDEVRSMVGGGVTVLLTTQYMEEAEALASELTVVDHGKVIANGGIDELKAKVGGRALRIRPADPLQLRPLAHALDELGITGLATVTVDVESGTVLVPILSDEQLTAVVGAVSARGLTIASITTELPSLDEVFLSLTGHRASAPQDSVPTTDREEVAV; encoded by the coding sequence ATGACGCGAATCGACAACATTCCCGGCGGCACGGCCGTGTCCGTGCGGGGGCTGGTCAAGCACTACGGCGAGACCAAGGCGCTGGACGGCGTCGACCTGGACGTCCGGGAGGGCACCGTGATGGGTGTGCTCGGGCCGAACGGTGCCGGTAAGACCACCCTCGTACGCATCCTGTCCACGCTGCTCGCTCCGACCTCCGGCGAGGCCACCGTCGCCGGCTACGACGTCCTGCGCCAGCCCCGCCAACTGCGCCGGGTGATAGGCCTCACCGGCCAGTACGCCTCCGTGGACGAGAAGCTCCCGGGCTGGGAGAACCTGTACATGATCGGGCGGCTGCTCGACCTCTCCCGCAAGGACTCCCGGGCCCGCGCCGACGAACTGCTGGAGCGGTTCTCCCTGACGGACGCCGCCAAGCGGCCCGCCAGTACGTACTCCGGCGGTATGCGGCGGCGGCTCGACCTGGCCGCCTCGATGATCGGGCACCCGCAGGTGCTGTTCCTGGACGAGCCGACCACCGGCCTGGACCCGCGCACCCGCATGGAGGTGTGGGACGAGGTGCGGTCCATGGTCGGCGGCGGTGTGACCGTGCTGCTCACCACCCAGTACATGGAGGAGGCCGAGGCGCTCGCCTCCGAGCTGACCGTGGTGGACCACGGCAAGGTCATCGCCAACGGCGGGATCGACGAGCTGAAGGCGAAGGTCGGCGGACGGGCGTTGCGCATCCGGCCGGCCGATCCCCTGCAACTACGGCCGCTGGCCCATGCGTTGGACGAGCTGGGCATCACCGGCCTCGCCACCGTCACCGTCGACGTGGAGAGCGGCACGGTCCTGGTGCCGATCCTCAGCGACGAGCAACTCACCGCCGTCGTAGGAGCGGTGAGCGCGCGCGGCCTCACCATCGCCTCCATCACCACCGAACTGCCCAGCCTGGACGAGGTGTTCCTGTCCCTCACCGGCCACCGCGCCAGCGCCCCGCAGGACTCCGTGCCCACCACCGACCGCGAGGAAGTCGCCGTATGA
- a CDS encoding AfsR/SARP family transcriptional regulator, with amino-acid sequence MDPVRYRILGTTQALRSDGTPVPVGGARLRALLTVLALRPGRPVPAGVLVDEVWGADPPADAHAALQALVGRLRRALGADAITSAESGYRLAAAPDDIDLHRFERLTGEGLRALADGNAAKAAEALDDALALWTGPPLTDLPDRTAEAARWAARHLDARRARLTAALALDDADTALPELTALCDTHPLDEPLQSLRLKALRATGRTAEALAAYEDVRQLLADRLGSDPGPELRALHGELLSPADDGGYGAADRRGPGTDTGAPAPSLPAPSPQAARPPGNLRARLTSFVGREADIDVIRGDLAAARLVTLLGPGGAGKTRLSQEAAEGVRDAARDGVWLAELAPVDAPDAVATAVLTAVGARETVMYGAGAEAIRAAGGDRHDDPLERLAEHCGRRRMLIVLDNCEHVVDAAARLVEALLERCPELTVLATSREPLGVPGELLRPVEPLPDPVALRLLADRGAAARPGFTVEDDPEACAEICRRLDGMPLAIELAAARLRMLTPRQIADRLDDRFRLLTSGSRTLLPRQQTLRAVVDWSWDLLDADERDVLTTLSVFAGGCDLAAAEAVCGPFAFETLGSLVDKSLVVAAPSGDGEMRYRLLETVAEYAGERLDEAGRRPRAARAHLTYYRELARTTDPLLRGPGQLAAVARLELEYENLRTALRHAVAERDEQEAICLVLSLTWYWHMRDVRMEARNWCVEVMALGPDPFAAPVRRAAPVWERCTDVAPPLTGELLTEARRGLHLAHLACMDTELDAWEVPSAKEKLRVISEVYEPGLPQTCRMPGMFWFFAVLLSGSVERLPAILDADVHTCRSNPGMEWELATTLQMRANMLANRTDWAGDAARDADESLEIFRRLGDTWGVAEALSARAEARERTGDYELAALDYEAAIEQAERLGAHGQVAVLGARLGSALIEAGEVERGERLLREVIEQQHGQGSEAMPAARMFLASRLAMTGRVEEAREELRLLREEFSISHFVVFDAFILGSEAWVEAVDGNYQESLDKVRRALERAGDPLSEAIAPSMTSLYLGIAAVVLAELDGGSRVRDGVRCLVAALALLPPGHVRASVESEVYRRAEERARAVLGDAVYESYVAEYAEGDSLSAKEAAALV; translated from the coding sequence ATGGACCCCGTGCGCTATCGCATTCTCGGCACCACCCAGGCACTCCGCTCCGACGGCACCCCCGTCCCGGTCGGCGGGGCACGGCTGCGCGCCCTGCTCACGGTGCTCGCCCTGCGGCCCGGCCGGCCGGTGCCCGCGGGCGTTCTGGTGGACGAGGTGTGGGGCGCCGACCCGCCCGCCGACGCGCACGCCGCGCTCCAGGCGCTGGTGGGCAGGCTGCGCCGGGCGCTCGGCGCCGACGCGATCACCTCGGCGGAGAGCGGCTACCGGCTCGCCGCCGCCCCCGACGACATCGACCTGCACCGTTTCGAGCGGCTGACGGGGGAGGGGCTGCGCGCGCTGGCCGACGGCAACGCGGCGAAGGCGGCGGAAGCCCTGGACGACGCCCTGGCCCTGTGGACCGGCCCGCCCCTCACGGACCTCCCCGACCGCACGGCGGAAGCGGCCCGTTGGGCGGCCCGCCACCTGGACGCCCGCCGCGCCCGCCTGACAGCGGCCCTGGCCCTCGACGACGCGGACACCGCCCTCCCCGAACTGACCGCCCTGTGCGACACCCACCCCCTCGACGAACCCCTCCAGTCCCTCCGCCTCAAAGCCCTGCGCGCGACGGGCCGCACGGCGGAGGCACTGGCCGCCTACGAGGACGTACGACAACTCCTGGCAGACCGCCTCGGCTCCGACCCCGGCCCCGAACTGCGGGCGCTGCACGGGGAGTTGCTCAGCCCCGCTGACGACGGTGGGTACGGCGCCGCCGATCGCCGCGGCCCCGGGACCGACACGGGCGCCCCCGCCCCGTCCCTCCCCGCTCCCTCACCCCAGGCCGCCCGGCCTCCCGGCAACCTCCGCGCCCGCCTCACCTCCTTCGTCGGCCGGGAGGCCGACATCGACGTCATCCGGGGAGATCTCGCCGCCGCCCGGCTGGTGACGCTGCTCGGGCCCGGCGGGGCCGGGAAGACGCGGCTGTCGCAGGAGGCGGCGGAAGGGGTGCGGGACGCGGCGCGGGACGGGGTGTGGCTGGCCGAACTCGCCCCCGTCGACGCCCCCGACGCCGTGGCGACGGCCGTGCTCACCGCGGTCGGCGCGCGCGAGACCGTGATGTACGGCGCCGGCGCCGAGGCGATCCGGGCCGCCGGGGGCGATCGGCACGACGACCCGCTGGAGCGGCTCGCGGAGCACTGCGGCCGGCGCCGGATGCTGATCGTCCTCGACAACTGCGAGCACGTCGTGGACGCCGCCGCCCGCCTCGTGGAAGCCCTGCTGGAGCGCTGCCCCGAACTGACCGTGCTCGCCACCAGCCGCGAACCCCTGGGCGTACCGGGGGAGTTGCTGCGCCCGGTGGAGCCGCTGCCCGACCCCGTCGCGCTCCGGCTGCTCGCCGACCGCGGGGCCGCCGCCCGGCCGGGGTTCACGGTGGAGGACGACCCCGAGGCCTGCGCCGAGATCTGCCGGCGGCTCGACGGGATGCCGCTGGCCATCGAGCTGGCGGCCGCCCGGCTACGGATGTTGACGCCGCGTCAGATCGCCGACCGGCTCGACGACCGCTTCCGGCTGCTCACGTCGGGCAGCCGTACGCTCCTGCCCCGCCAGCAGACCCTGCGGGCCGTCGTCGACTGGTCCTGGGACCTGCTCGACGCGGACGAACGGGACGTGCTGACCACCCTGTCCGTCTTCGCCGGCGGCTGCGACCTCGCCGCCGCCGAGGCCGTGTGCGGGCCCTTCGCGTTCGAGACGCTCGGCTCGCTGGTCGACAAGTCCCTTGTGGTGGCCGCCCCTTCGGGCGACGGGGAGATGCGCTACCGGCTCCTGGAGACCGTCGCCGAGTACGCGGGGGAACGGCTCGACGAGGCCGGCCGGCGCCCACGCGCCGCGCGCGCCCATCTGACGTACTACCGCGAACTCGCCCGCACCACCGACCCGTTGCTGCGCGGCCCCGGCCAACTCGCCGCCGTGGCACGACTGGAGCTGGAGTACGAGAACCTCCGCACCGCCCTGCGGCACGCCGTCGCCGAGCGCGACGAACAGGAGGCGATCTGCCTCGTCCTGTCGCTGACCTGGTACTGGCACATGCGCGACGTCCGCATGGAGGCCCGTAACTGGTGTGTCGAGGTCATGGCCCTGGGGCCGGACCCCTTCGCCGCCCCCGTCCGGCGCGCCGCCCCGGTCTGGGAGCGCTGCACCGACGTCGCGCCCCCGCTCACCGGAGAACTCCTCACCGAGGCCCGGCGCGGCCTCCATCTCGCCCATCTGGCCTGTATGGACACGGAGTTGGACGCCTGGGAGGTGCCGTCCGCGAAGGAGAAGCTGCGGGTCATCTCCGAGGTCTACGAACCGGGCCTGCCGCAGACCTGCCGTATGCCCGGCATGTTCTGGTTCTTCGCCGTGCTGCTGAGCGGCAGCGTGGAGCGGCTGCCCGCGATCCTCGACGCCGATGTCCACACCTGCCGCTCCAACCCCGGCATGGAGTGGGAGCTGGCCACCACCCTCCAGATGCGCGCCAACATGCTCGCCAACCGCACCGACTGGGCGGGCGACGCGGCCCGGGACGCCGACGAGTCGCTGGAGATCTTCCGCCGCCTCGGCGACACCTGGGGCGTCGCCGAGGCGCTCTCCGCCCGCGCCGAGGCCCGGGAACGCACCGGTGACTACGAACTGGCCGCCCTCGACTACGAGGCCGCGATCGAACAGGCCGAACGGCTCGGCGCCCACGGCCAGGTGGCCGTACTCGGAGCCCGGCTGGGGAGCGCGCTCATCGAGGCCGGCGAGGTGGAGCGGGGCGAGCGCCTGCTGCGCGAGGTGATCGAGCAGCAGCACGGCCAGGGCAGCGAGGCGATGCCCGCCGCCCGGATGTTCCTCGCGAGCCGGCTCGCCATGACCGGCCGGGTCGAGGAGGCACGCGAGGAGTTGCGGCTGCTGCGCGAGGAGTTCTCGATCTCCCACTTCGTGGTCTTCGACGCGTTCATCCTCGGCTCGGAGGCGTGGGTGGAGGCGGTCGACGGCAATTACCAGGAGTCCCTGGACAAGGTCCGCAGAGCGCTGGAGCGGGCCGGTGACCCGCTGTCCGAGGCCATCGCCCCGAGCATGACCTCGCTGTACCTGGGGATCGCCGCGGTCGTCCTCGCCGAACTCGACGGCGGCAGCCGGGTCCGGGACGGCGTCCGCTGCCTCGTCGCGGCGCTGGCGCTGCTGCCGCCCGGGCACGTCAGGGCGTCCGTGGAGAGCGAGGTGTACCGCCGGGCCGAGGAGCGGGCGCGCGCCGTGCTCGGCGACGCGGTCTACGAGTCGTACGTGGCCGAGTACGCCGAAGGCGACAGCCTCTCCGCGAAGGAGGCTGCCGCCCTGGTGTGA
- a CDS encoding ABC transporter permease, whose translation MSAIAVKPGAVASDPRIPLRNHLRHTGALIRRNLLWIRQDPESMFDAILFPVIFTLLFVYVFGGSIGQSLGGGQEAYVQYVVPGLLAMMGMNMAQGVGTGFNTDFHTGVMDRFRSLPIGRASVLIAKISVEMMRMLVASAVLMVVGVLVGFHIHHWFGMFAAIGLSAVFGSALMWVFLTLGVTMKSAQSVQAMGFLVLMPLQFGSSIFAPTGSMPGWLQNFTDYNPLSALADAARGLMVGGPVAHGVWLTLAWSVGLTAVMAPISIYKFRTKT comes from the coding sequence ATGAGCGCCATCGCCGTGAAGCCCGGCGCCGTCGCGTCGGACCCCCGTATCCCGCTGCGCAACCATCTGCGTCACACCGGCGCGCTGATCCGCCGCAATCTGCTGTGGATCCGGCAGGACCCGGAGTCGATGTTCGACGCCATCCTGTTCCCGGTCATCTTCACGCTGCTGTTCGTGTACGTCTTCGGCGGCTCGATCGGGCAGTCGCTCGGCGGCGGGCAGGAGGCGTACGTGCAGTACGTCGTGCCCGGTCTGCTCGCCATGATGGGGATGAACATGGCCCAGGGGGTGGGCACCGGCTTCAACACCGACTTCCACACCGGGGTCATGGACCGGTTCCGGTCGCTGCCCATCGGGCGCGCCTCGGTGCTGATCGCCAAGATCTCGGTCGAGATGATGCGGATGCTGGTCGCGTCCGCCGTGCTGATGGTCGTCGGTGTCCTCGTCGGCTTCCACATCCACCACTGGTTCGGCATGTTCGCCGCGATCGGACTGTCCGCGGTGTTCGGCTCGGCCCTGATGTGGGTGTTCCTCACCCTCGGCGTGACCATGAAGAGCGCGCAGTCCGTGCAGGCCATGGGCTTCCTGGTGCTGATGCCGCTGCAGTTCGGCTCGTCGATCTTCGCGCCGACCGGGTCGATGCCGGGCTGGCTGCAGAACTTCACCGACTACAACCCGCTGTCCGCCCTGGCGGACGCTGCCCGCGGACTGATGGTGGGCGGCCCGGTCGCCCACGGCGTGTGGCTGACGCTGGCCTGGTCGGTGGGGCTCACCGCGGTGATGGCCCCGATCTCGATCTACAAGTTCCGCACCAAGACCTGA